AGGtccagaaatcattttagatgcacccgatggaacttctaggttacgtgggtcatgtggaatctaattttggtccatttggagatagtgttagtgtcggagcaagataggtgcacagtatgcgccaaacataccattggctcagaaatctttttggacgtagctgatggtactcctaggtcatgaggctcaagtggtatcTCATATCTGTGCATTTGGAGatactgctaatcttgacggaagatcggcgcacggtttgcgccaaatgtactgtaggctcagaaatcggtttggaggcacccgatggaactcttaggtgtcgtgggtcatgtggaatcacgtttcgatccatttggagatggtgttagtgtcgatgcatgATAAgttcacggtttgcaccaaacgtaccataggctcagaagttgttttggatgcacctgatggtactcctaggtgacgaggctcaagtggaagctcattttcgtctgtttggagatagtgctaatcttgacgcaagataggcggacagtttgcgccaaacatgttTAGAAATCagtttagacacacccgatggaacacctaggtgacatgggtcatgtgaaatctcgtttccatccatttggagatagtgtttgtgtcggtggcagataggtgcacggtgcgcgccaaacgtaccataggctcaaaaatggtTTTGGACGCATGCGATGGAGctcctatgtgatgtgggtcatgtggaatctcattttggcccgtttggagacagtgttagtgtcggtgcaacataggtgcatggtttgccccgaacgtaccatagtttaagaaattattttggacacaaccaatggaactcctaggtgacatgggtcatgcggaatctcatttcagtccatttggagacagtgttagtgttggtgcaagaaagttGCACGGTATGCCCCAAATGTAccgtaggctcataaatcattttggatgcagccgatgatactcctaggtgacgaggctcaagtggaagctctttTTGGTCTgttaggagatagtgctaatcttgacgcaagacaggtgcacggtatgcgccgaacataccataggttcagaaatcatttcggacaaacccgatggagctcctaggtgtcgtggatcatgtggattctcattttggtctgtttggagatggtgctagtGCCAGTGCACAGTATGCCCCAAATGTACCATGggcactgtcggtgttttggaccggtgggccctcaatcggctagtgaaagtgtactgcgtgcccctaatcccggatggtgatgcaaagagacacaaggtttatactagttcaggcaataggtgccctacgtccagtctgagagagcgatcttgtattccttgcaccgaggtgcttgtagtaggggtttacaagctaggcgagagagggatcttgtcctaggtctctacgtggaacggcgtgggttgcttgagacgtTGATCTCTTGCAATGCGGAGGAGTGTGAGttatagagcgttgtgcgttgctcgTCCGTGTGTGTCTATCTGAGCGATGTCTCCTTCCATTTGTGCGTGTCCAGAAATGGcctcggtcactcccttttatagttgaagggggggacaagggcgatacatgtgttcGTTACATGGCGTTTTGTGAGTGGAGGCAGTaatccgagccctgtagcttgtcactatggcggcatggtcgacagAGTGGTGTTGTCctcgatgcactggagcgacgcaccggtcacgcccgatcctgtgtgACATGGGAGCTCCTATGGTGGCTTGACGTAGGGCATGAAGCATACTGTGGACGACGTGTAGGTCATTGTATGTCGATAGCGTAGAGAGCCAAGGCCCCGTCGGTGCAGAGGCTAAACCAATGTGGTGGGGCTCGGTGGGCGCAAGTCCTAAGGCTATAGGGGTGCGGAAGCGGGTAgctgaggctcggagggagcagttggtcttgtacgctgattccgatgttatagggacccggacttgactctccacgtcgcgctgtcctcggagcaggtggggttaggtagcacagtgccgcataggtgtcagtcatgggcacagtgccgagcacagcggccggtaacccctgccccatcctatCCCGGGCGGCATGACGTCGATGTGATTCCCATCCCATCGGCCGCTCTGCTGTATCGAGCCACCGTTTGGCTGACATCGCGGAAGTGGTTGGTcatgttagttggacgtgacgtacCGATCGAGGTGACGATGATGGGGTAGCTaccgagccggccttgagcgaggcggggaatcagtacctcatctgaggccttacgggcggggcctcgagcaaggcagagaatcggcacctcgtccaaggccttacatgcggggcctcgggtgagtcagagAATCAGTACCTTGTCTGAGGCCTTAAacggcggggcctcgagcgaggcataGAATCGACACCTCGTCCGAGGACTTACAtgcagggcctcgagcgaggcggagaatcggcacctcatccGAGGACTTACGGGGGgggctcgggcgaggcagagaatcagctCCTCGTCTAAGGCCTTATGGGTGGGGCCTCGAAGCAGGATAGTGTCGAGGTGGACCGGGTgatccagccgagcctcggataaggtgggggtttgccggtggttgtctcttggcttcaatTTTTACAAGGtttaagcgatttttttggttcttgcttaggggacccctttttatggtacccgatagtagccctcgagcctcggggggagcgtgagcgctctccctgaggttttgacgagacttggctcacggcaactcctggtgggatggtgtttcgtactcgaggcttcagtggttgcgcgcgagcgcacccgccgggtgtagcccctgaggccctggaggagttggtttactcctctaggggctttttcccTATCAAGCGGGGGGGTTTGTcacgtttgccgagcccccgagtgtgagttcgggtcgctgggttgcaggaagagcccccgggCCTCTCCTCAGTgcaagagggcaatcaggagtttccctatcttttttgtgcagccctcgcacatcctttttgtttggaaggaggggtgtttATCATGTTGGCCGAGCCcttgagtgcgagttcgggtcgatgggtctcggcttggttgtaggaagagccccctagcctctgctcggagcaagagggcgatcaggagtttccctatcttttttgtgcggccctcgcacatccttttcacttggaaggaggggtggagtatgccaggctaccctcggtgggcgtgagcagtgacacctccggtgagctgttatcgggtaagtccaagtgcaagcccatgccccattcaataggggtcggctggtggtccagagatgcactccaaaagtactagagggtttctctagtgggtcctagggccatttgattggccctgggggctcgatgcctccttgtggtgggatcccattcagagacttccctattggtctcggacatgacttagggcatcccaagcagtcgcttgcttgggcctcggccatgtatgggcttgcccatagtcatccctgactctatttgtcctggggcagctgtcaagacccttgggggcccagccttcgaacccctggaccgtaacaggctcggtgcccaattccttagtctgaaaggaatctggtgggggatattcccctcccatcggctgacaacggtGGGTGCGCCTTTTGATGTGGTTTCTCAGAGAGATGGAACATCACCTACCGTTGCTCTAGTCGGACGTGACGTGATGTCTACGGATGGGCCGTTACTGTGTGCACgcggttaataaggaaaaggtggacgcgtgggtGGTTTAGTCAGATCtggattaactgcgctagatctaagggaaacttccccggtttTGTCGCCCGTCCATTTTGCCCCCTTCCCTCATAAGTACGTGACGAGCCTCACCCTGCCCCTCATTACCTTGCTAGCCTGCGTTCGTCCTTCCTACCcttgagcggttgctaagaacagaggaagagagcaccggggagaagaagggagaagggggtggaaaggtgagagagagagagatagcaaGAGGACGCCTTACCGCTGTAGCCGTGCTCTTCACCGTATCCATGGTTGGCAGCGCTATTATCGTttaggcggatccttggggtccgtccgacaTGTCTGTGGCGACActacagtcgcttgtcgacgatgGCCTCCTGTGCCCGGTTACTAACCCCAATAGactagagtggattgctccgggggccgagccggagccgaggccacgcgatggttacatcgtgagcttcgtggccttccacgagcgtggtctcggcctgcCGGTGGACTGGTTCATGCaggcactcccgcactactatggcgtggagctccacaacttcaaccccaactccatcgcgtaggcaGCCATCTTCATTGCCATCTGCtaggggtacctaggcattgccccccactgggagctatggctccacctctttcgggcggggctcaccaccaagccggcaGGCACGGTGGGCATGCGGAAGGCAATGAGGGccagtggctgcactctccaagtgcaccaagaccggtagctcctctacatcctggcccagctcgcgttGTCCAACCGCCACTAGTACAACAACTGGTTCTACCTCCATAATGACGATGAtggacttcccccctatactgggcggatcgtggagagcctgtcggagaagtggaggtacggcgtcccgATGGCTAATCAGCCCAAGCTACGGTCGCTTCTGGAGGCATTGGAGAGGCTGCGTAGCCATGGCCTTatggtggctgtggtcgtggcggccttccaccaccggagggtgctatcgctgatggctcggcggtagtgcctgttcgagatgacaccagATGAGCCAATTGATGGCGTCCGGTTGTCCGCCgttgccctctccgacgaggagattctacgtcgggtgagagagacggtggagagGCGGCTGAGGAGTAGTGGTCTAACCCTATTCCTAATGCGCCCATcatgggggtacatctctcttgTGAGTGACGTGCcgctgcggcccccgaggcctccttgctcctcgcattttcctgttcccttatttgcgttcaccgttcctacaggggatgagggatgtgtgagCGTCCTCGCCGCCCATTCCTGAGGACGTAGAGCGGCGGGCGGCGAACAGGGTGCATGCTGAGGTGCAGAAGAAGcagaaggatgccgaggaggcaaggcACAAGAGGAAGGGCCTCAAGCGTGACGAGCTGGAGAAACACCGCCGACAGCAGAGGCACAACGGTCTCCTGGTGGAGCTGTCTCCATCACTGTCATTGTCGGATTCCTCGAGCGATGACAATGAGAGTGAGGCAGGGTGGGGTaccttggaccatctccctgacatcagggGGACAGCGCCCGGGGCATCGGTGAGCAGCCTGTCatttccaggaggaggaggatcgcctgccccggggccgaggccgacatgcccgaggcaCGAGCGTTAGGGAAGCACACCGTTAGCTCAGTGGGCTCAacggcggaggtggagcaggcagcggcgggggcgacgcaaccacctccgcagagggtcgagggggcatcGGAGTCCGACAAGGGCTGGCCGGCACCGGTGGACAcgggggccgtgccaccgccaccgccaccgccgttggAGAGGATGAGGGACGCAGTGCGGAAGCAGTTGTGTccccgttcaaggtaagtgttttgtcagtggagttgtAGCATCTCCCACTCGTcccttggtcgtatgctgaccccGTGAGTGCTTTGTCTTTAGCCAGAAGCGTCAGGCAGAAGCGCCTGCCTTGGCACCACAtaaggtgctcaaggtgagcactagctcccccgcccaatgggtggtggaggcacaagccacCATAGAGCATGGTGCGGTGTCGGCCAGGGCCAACCTGAAGGAGCCAGttgcccaaggagaggctaccgaggcggccacgAAGGAAGCGGGGGGGAGGCACCTTTGccccgcgaggccgaggcccacgcGTTAGATAAAGCTGAGGTGCCCCCAGtcactgaggccaccgagggtgaggtcgaggcccctaggacctccgaggcCGAAGCGACGGAGGCAGGGGCTCCTAGGACCAccaaggccgaggtggcggaggctggCGTGGGCGCGGCAAAGCCGGTGGCCCAGGATATGGAGACAGAGGCGGGGCAAGCTTCTGTACCACCCCTAGTCCAAGACCTGCTACCATCACAGGGAAGCGCCTAGGAGGTGGAGGTCCATTTGATCTCCTCTGACAATACTTCCTGGGGGAAGGAGATGGCGGACGTCGAGGTAGCCAACACCGTGGAGCAGCTAGCTCTGACCTCtggcgaggggagctcggccctcgTCCGGGTACAACccaagccccgcgggtgggatagcccacgtgtcttgtggtggagccgggatgaccttgagggggagcctctgttcgtcctcgaggacgtggccgagggggGCACTGggactccttcgagcaattccgtCGTTTGGCGAAGCAGTTGCTGCGGACAGCGCTGTTCATCATGGCTGACGATCTATCCGGTGTTGCCCAAGTGCGCGCTTTCTTTTTTCGTGCTATGTCGTCTTTTCCCAAGTTTTCTCGCAGTGCTTGACAtttgttctgcctatccaggagctcgaggcctagtcccttgggaagttgttgttcctccagcgggagaggggcgtctgggaccaaCTCTAGCAACAGAAGGACCTGCTTGCcgatgccaacgagcttct
The nucleotide sequence above comes from Miscanthus floridulus cultivar M001 chromosome 18, ASM1932011v1, whole genome shotgun sequence. Encoded proteins:
- the LOC136523994 gene encoding uncharacterized protein, giving the protein MPEARALGKHTVSSVGSTAEVEQAAAGATQPPPQRVEGASESDKGWPAPVDTGAVPPPPPPPLERMRDAVRKQLCPRSSQKRQAEAPALAPHKVLKGQPEGASCPRRGYRGGHEGSGGEAPLPREAEAHALDKAEVPPVTEATEGEVEAPRTSEAEATEAGAPRTTKAEVAEAGVGAAKPVAQDMETEAGQASVPPLVQDLLPSQGSA